The following coding sequences lie in one Arachis ipaensis cultivar K30076 chromosome B05, Araip1.1, whole genome shotgun sequence genomic window:
- the LOC110262767 gene encoding uncharacterized protein LOC110262767 encodes MDRHVWTDEETEVFVGFMEELVIKGRIADAGQFRPGSFEKLAAKMNERFPSGGFQITHCKNKVKRLKEKYQFAADMAGCSGFGWDDVKQCVVVDNKEILAAYMKKQGVRLYTPGKPFPLYTRLEKIFCKERANGDAAVCGNDAEEEVQMNGYEEMDEEDTDFFNSNHDCSESLLQQSNYVASSSGKKQGKKPSSFKAAKDTKMMKELTDTLKYVFDQQEKRLDAFAQAMVNTREEKKTGDILSELGFTDDEVISIALKFSTNPQLEKMFWSLGNSQKTGFIRAILHT; translated from the exons ATGGACAGACATGTTTGGACTGATGAGGAGACAGAGGTATTTGTTGGTTTTATGGAGGAGCTTGTCATTAAAGGAAGAATAGCTGATGCAGGTCAATTTAGGCCTGGATCTTTTGAGAAACTTGCTGCAAAAATGAATGAGAGGTTTCCAAGTGGTGGTTTTCAAATAACTCATTGCAAAAACAAGGTTAAGAGGTTGAAAGAGAAATATCAATTTGCTGCTGACATGGCAGGCTGTAGCGGTTTTGGATGGGATGATGTGAAGCAATGCGTGGTTGTGGACAACAAAGAGATCCTCGCTGCTTATATGAAG aaACAAGGAGTAAGGTTGTATACTCCAGGAAAGCCTTTTCCCCTTTATACGCGCTtggaaaaaatattttgtaagGAAAGAGCAAATGGAGATGCTGCTGTATGCGGCAATGACGCTGAAGAAGAAGTGCAAATGAATGGGTATGAAGAAATGGACGAAGAAGATACGGATTTCTTTAACTCAAATCATGATTGTAGTGAATCTCTACTCCAACAATCAAATTATGTGGCTTCATCTTCTGGgaagaaacaaggaaagaagcCTTCCTCATTTAAAGCGGCAAAGGATACCAAGATGATGAAGGAGTTAACTGACACGCTGAAATATGTGTTCGATCAACAGGAAAAGCGTTTGGATGCTTTTGCCCAAGCTATGGTAAACACTCGTGAGGAAAAAAAGACTGGTGATATACTCAGCGAACTTGGATTCACTGATGATGAAGTTATTTCTATTGCACTCAAGTTCTCCACAAATCCTCAACTGGAAAAAATGTTTTGGTCATTGGGAAATAGCCAGAAAACCGGATTTATTAGAGCTATATTGCATACTTAG